One Helianthus annuus cultivar XRQ/B chromosome 12, HanXRQr2.0-SUNRISE, whole genome shotgun sequence genomic region harbors:
- the LOC110893764 gene encoding profilin-1, protein MSWQTYVDEHLMCDIEGTGQHLASAAIFGTDGTVWAKSSSFPQFKPDEINSIIKEFDAPGTLAPTGLFLAGAKYMVIQGEPGAVIRGKKGAGGICIKKTGQAMVFGLYEEPVAPGQCNMVVERLGDYLVDQGM, encoded by the exons ATGTCGTGGCAAACTTACGTTGATGAACATTTGATGTGTGACATTGAAGGTACCGGTCAGCACCTCGCCTCAGCCGCTATCTTCGGCACTGACGGTACTGTCTGGGCTAAGAGCTCGTCCTTCCCTCAG TTTAAACCTGATGAAATTAATTCTATCATCAAAGAATTCGATGCACCCGGTACCCTTGCCCCTACGGGTTTATTTCTTGCTGGTGCAAAGTACATGGTGATCCAAGGCGAGCCTGGAGCTGTTATCCGTGGAAAGAAG GGAGCTGGAGGGATCTGCATCAAGAAAACCGGTCAAGCCATGGTGTTTGGCTTATACGAAGAGCCCGTGGCTCCTGGTCAATGCAACATGGTTGTGGAAAGGTTGGGTGATTATCTCGTGGACCAGGGCATGTGA